A single window of Synechococcus sp. C9 DNA harbors:
- a CDS encoding DUF5331 domain-containing protein, with product MAAFEEFKGTLRNTWLEYVRNHRPWLEVYLKQRGFKTPDNGRRPDAGLILGVITMAAPQLLDMLPTFFKLSQGNPDAIIDALDLNFDPFKELAKPVAQLPESTEPMRETIGDQPTADSTPF from the coding sequence ATGGCAGCGTTTGAAGAGTTTAAGGGGACCTTAAGAAATACCTGGTTGGAATACGTGCGAAATCATCGCCCTTGGTTGGAGGTTTATCTGAAACAACGGGGGTTCAAAACCCCTGATAATGGTCGTCGCCCTGATGCGGGGTTAATCCTCGGTGTAATCACGATGGCGGCTCCCCAACTGTTAGATATGTTGCCCACTTTTTTCAAACTCAGCCAGGGCAATCCCGATGCCATTATTGATGCTCTGGATTTGAATTTTGACCCCTTCAAAGAGTTGGCAAAACCCGTAGCGCAACTGCCGGAATCAACAGAACCAATGAGAGAAACCATTGGGGATCAACCGACAGCAGATTCCACACCTTTTTAA
- the tpiA gene encoding triose-phosphate isomerase: MAVIAGNWKMHKNRGEALAYLQEFAPLVAGSDQEIVLCAPFTALAVLSEPLATTGIALGAQNVHWEAAGAYTGEISPPMLTDLGVRYVIIGHSERRQYFGETDERVNLRLKAAQRHGLIPILCVGETEEQRHQGLTEAHILAQLAQGLVGVKVPQVIIAYEPIWAIGSGNTCPPEEANRVIGVIRKEITLLQQATSQATDHVRILYGGSVKPDNIDDLMAMPEVDGVLVGTASLEPQAFARIVNYRVAP, encoded by the coding sequence ATGGCAGTCATTGCGGGTAATTGGAAGATGCACAAAAATCGGGGGGAGGCCTTGGCCTATCTCCAGGAATTTGCCCCGTTGGTGGCCGGGAGTGACCAGGAGATTGTCCTCTGCGCCCCGTTTACCGCCTTGGCCGTTCTCTCGGAACCATTGGCAACCACGGGCATTGCCCTCGGTGCCCAAAATGTCCACTGGGAGGCCGCCGGTGCCTACACCGGGGAAATTAGCCCGCCCATGCTCACGGATTTGGGGGTGCGGTATGTGATCATCGGCCACAGCGAGCGACGGCAGTACTTTGGCGAGACGGATGAACGGGTGAATTTGCGCCTCAAAGCCGCCCAAAGGCATGGACTCATCCCCATTCTCTGCGTGGGGGAAACGGAGGAACAACGGCACCAGGGGCTGACCGAAGCCCATATCCTGGCGCAACTGGCCCAGGGCTTGGTGGGGGTAAAAGTCCCCCAGGTGATCATCGCCTACGAACCCATTTGGGCGATTGGTTCGGGCAACACCTGCCCTCCGGAAGAGGCCAATCGGGTGATTGGGGTGATTCGCAAGGAGATCACGCTCCTGCAACAGGCCACCAGCCAAGCCACTGATCATGTCCGAATTTTGTATGGCGGCTCCGTGAAACCGGATAATATAGACGACCTGATGGCGATGCCGGAAGTGGATGGGGTGTTGGTGGGTACCGCCAGCCTCGAACCCCAGGCGTTTGCCCGGATTGTCAACTATCGGGTGGCTCCCTAG
- a CDS encoding phosphomannose isomerase type II C-terminal cupin domain: MPTGQMPGAATELRPWGSFTVLEEGRNYKIKRIEVKPGHRLSLQLHYHRSEHWIVVSGTAKVTCGDREMLLNSNESTYVPPCTPHRLENPGVINLILIEVQNGQYLGEDDIVRFQDDYARVPTSAPANSGGNG; this comes from the coding sequence ATGCCAACGGGGCAAATGCCGGGAGCCGCTACCGAATTGCGCCCTTGGGGGAGTTTTACCGTATTGGAGGAAGGCCGGAATTACAAAATCAAACGAATTGAGGTCAAGCCAGGGCATCGTTTGAGCTTACAATTGCATTACCATCGCAGTGAGCATTGGATTGTGGTTTCCGGCACGGCGAAAGTCACCTGTGGTGACCGGGAAATGTTGTTAAATTCCAACGAATCCACCTATGTTCCCCCCTGTACGCCCCACCGTTTGGAGAATCCGGGGGTGATCAACTTGATCCTAATCGAGGTGCAAAACGGCCAATACCTGGGGGAAGATGACATTGTGCGGTTTCAGGATGATTACGCCCGGGTACCCACCTCAGCACCGGCTAATTCTGGGGGTAACGGTTGA
- a CDS encoding FHA domain-containing protein, which yields MITLSLMNPAQGTSIRDWSFKDETVIRIGRAPDNEVVLLSSVVSRHHVELRRENNHWELFSLGANGTFIDGEQVTDQAKLMDGATIRLAASGPIIQVKID from the coding sequence GTGATTACCCTGAGTTTGATGAACCCTGCCCAAGGCACCTCCATCCGGGACTGGAGCTTTAAGGATGAAACGGTGATCCGTATCGGTCGTGCCCCGGACAACGAAGTGGTACTGCTGAGTTCCGTAGTCTCTCGGCATCATGTGGAACTGCGGCGGGAAAACAACCACTGGGAACTCTTTAGTCTGGGAGCCAATGGCACCTTTATTGATGGGGAACAGGTCACGGATCAGGCCAAACTCATGGACGGGGCTACCATCCGCCTCGCCGCTTCCGGACCAATCATTCAGGTCAAAATTGATTGA
- a CDS encoding ferredoxin:protochlorophyllide reductase (ATP-dependent) subunit N has product MTTTAQASQLTFDCETGNYHTFCPISCVAWLYQKIEDSFFLVIGTKTCGYFLQNAMGVMIFAEPRYAMAELEEGDISAQLNDYEELKRLCLQIKRDRNPSVIVWIGTCTTEIIKMDLEGLAPRLESEIGIPIVVARANGLDYAFTQGEDTVLAAMAQRCPESLPTTEKAEPTLQRLLNFNRKKEHLPTSDHPPLVLFGSLPDPVVTQLTLELQKQGIEVSGWLPAKRYTELPVLPAGAYVCGVNPFLSRTASTLMRRRQCKLIGAPFPIGPDGTRAWVEKICQVLGKPAQGLAEREAQIWINLAPYLELIRGKSVFFMGDNLLEISLARFLVRCGMTVLEIGIPYMDKRYQAAELALLERTCQEMNSPLPRIVEKPDNYHQIQRIYELQPDLVITGMAHANPLEARGITTKWSVEFTFAQIHGFGGARDILDLVTRPLRRNQALGQLGWERLVSPPQG; this is encoded by the coding sequence ATGACCACCACTGCCCAAGCCAGTCAACTCACTTTTGATTGTGAAACCGGCAATTATCACACCTTTTGCCCCATCAGTTGTGTAGCTTGGTTGTACCAAAAAATTGAGGATAGTTTTTTCCTGGTGATTGGGACAAAAACCTGTGGCTATTTCCTCCAAAATGCGATGGGGGTGATGATTTTTGCGGAACCCCGTTATGCCATGGCGGAACTAGAAGAAGGGGATATTTCCGCCCAGTTGAATGATTACGAGGAATTAAAACGCCTCTGTTTACAGATCAAACGGGACCGCAATCCCAGCGTGATTGTCTGGATTGGTACCTGCACCACGGAAATTATCAAGATGGATTTGGAGGGTTTAGCCCCTCGATTAGAATCAGAAATTGGCATCCCGATTGTGGTGGCACGGGCGAATGGTTTGGACTACGCCTTTACCCAGGGGGAAGATACGGTTTTGGCGGCAATGGCGCAACGGTGTCCAGAGTCTTTACCCACCACAGAAAAGGCGGAACCCACCCTGCAAAGACTGCTGAATTTTAACAGGAAAAAAGAGCATTTACCCACCAGTGATCACCCACCTTTAGTATTATTTGGTTCCCTGCCTGACCCGGTGGTGACGCAATTAACCCTAGAGTTGCAAAAACAGGGGATCGAAGTCTCAGGATGGTTGCCTGCCAAGCGTTACACGGAATTACCGGTATTACCCGCAGGGGCGTATGTGTGTGGGGTGAATCCCTTTTTGTCCCGGACAGCCAGTACCTTGATGCGGCGGCGGCAATGTAAATTAATTGGGGCACCTTTTCCGATTGGTCCCGATGGAACCCGGGCGTGGGTGGAAAAAATTTGTCAAGTCCTTGGTAAACCTGCCCAAGGTTTAGCAGAACGGGAAGCCCAAATCTGGATCAATTTAGCCCCCTATTTGGAGCTAATTCGTGGCAAATCCGTGTTTTTTATGGGGGATAATTTATTGGAAATTTCCCTCGCCCGATTCCTGGTGCGCTGTGGCATGACCGTGTTAGAAATTGGCATTCCCTACATGGACAAACGTTATCAGGCGGCGGAATTGGCTCTGCTGGAACGCACCTGTCAGGAGATGAATTCGCCCCTGCCTCGGATTGTGGAAAAACCGGATAATTACCACCAAATTCAGCGTATTTATGAACTGCAACCGGATTTAGTGATTACCGGTATGGCCCACGCCAACCCCCTCGAAGCCCGGGGCATTACCACCAAATGGTCGGTGGAATTTACCTTCGCCCAGATTCATGGCTTTGGGGGCGCGCGGGATATTCTCGATTTGGTGACCCGTCCCCTGCGCCGTAACCAGGCGCTTGGGCAGTTGGGCTGGGAACGTTTGGTGTCTCCCCCGCAGGGTTAG
- a CDS encoding STAS domain-containing protein produces MTPTYQVFRLTGMLDAFSEQNIRKVLQQAVETGPNQVILDLSKIEFIDSSGLGILVQTAKQLQANQGHLQVVTNPRVTQAVKLVRLEQFLSLQPSLEAALAAIPSTS; encoded by the coding sequence GTGACACCTACCTATCAGGTATTTCGCCTGACGGGGATGTTGGATGCCTTTTCGGAACAAAACATTCGTAAGGTATTGCAACAGGCGGTGGAAACCGGCCCCAACCAGGTGATTCTTGACCTGAGCAAGATTGAATTTATTGACAGTTCCGGCTTGGGCATCCTGGTGCAAACCGCCAAACAACTCCAAGCCAACCAAGGTCACCTGCAGGTGGTCACCAATCCCCGGGTCACCCAGGCGGTGAAGTTGGTGCGGTTGGAACAATTTTTATCCCTCCAGCCCTCCTTGGAGGCGGCTTTGGCGGCGATCCCTAGCACCAGTTAA
- a CDS encoding LCP family protein, with product MTPTPTRVAPPKLRRRGSAWLWLTLFTVLGLGSAAVGAGLAVLLQGAPFQQRWLSQEEAKTFFGEPLAKGFFGVPRLSRPVNILFMGIKVLSLDPQAGYQKRVNDFEGLTDTMILLRFDPTTATVTAISLPRDTQVLIKNDPYSKLNEANQQGGPALAAETVSALMGGVPIDRYVRVNPMGIEGLVDALGGITINVPKDLKYQDDSQHLYINLKAGLQKLNGKQALHFLLFRQDGLGDIGRIQRQQMFMRAFQEQALTPQNITRLPQIFGVIRQYVDTNLTGEELLALASFAQETSREKFQMILLPGQFGTSGRLASYWIPDPTRIQRVAVQHFGLTVPGVAEREMNLAQIEVVLQDSTGERGAVTALTEQLLKAGYQRLYREVPWHETLNQTVIIAQQGNVAAAQAVQTALGFGEIRVDSTGILNSDVTVRIGRDWRFHLNSAAPQ from the coding sequence ATGACCCCTACTCCCACCCGTGTCGCCCCCCCGAAACTACGGCGCCGGGGTTCTGCTTGGCTGTGGTTGACCCTGTTTACGGTGTTGGGGCTGGGTTCGGCGGCGGTGGGGGCGGGTTTGGCGGTACTGCTCCAGGGTGCGCCGTTCCAACAACGGTGGCTCAGCCAGGAGGAGGCGAAAACCTTTTTTGGAGAACCGTTGGCGAAGGGGTTTTTTGGGGTGCCCCGGCTCAGTCGCCCGGTGAATATTTTGTTTATGGGCATCAAAGTGCTGAGCCTGGATCCGCAAGCGGGCTATCAAAAACGGGTGAATGATTTTGAGGGTTTGACGGATACGATGATTCTCCTCCGGTTTGACCCCACAACCGCTACGGTGACGGCGATTTCCCTGCCCCGGGATACGCAGGTGTTGATCAAAAATGACCCCTACAGTAAGTTGAACGAGGCGAATCAGCAGGGGGGTCCTGCTTTGGCGGCGGAAACGGTGAGTGCGCTGATGGGTGGGGTGCCCATTGACCGCTATGTGCGGGTGAATCCGATGGGGATCGAGGGGTTGGTGGATGCCCTGGGGGGAATTACGATCAATGTGCCGAAGGATTTGAAATATCAGGACGACAGCCAGCATTTGTACATCAATCTCAAGGCGGGTTTGCAGAAACTCAACGGCAAACAAGCCCTGCATTTTCTCCTGTTTCGCCAGGATGGGCTGGGGGATATTGGGCGGATTCAGCGGCAACAGATGTTTATGCGGGCGTTCCAGGAGCAGGCGTTGACTCCCCAAAATATTACCCGTTTGCCCCAGATTTTCGGGGTGATCCGGCAATATGTGGATACGAATTTGACCGGGGAGGAGTTGTTGGCGCTGGCGAGTTTTGCCCAGGAAACGTCCCGGGAAAAGTTTCAAATGATCCTGTTGCCAGGACAGTTTGGGACTTCCGGGCGATTGGCAAGCTATTGGATTCCTGACCCGACCCGCATTCAGAGGGTGGCGGTGCAACATTTTGGCTTGACGGTTCCCGGTGTTGCTGAGCGGGAGATGAATTTGGCGCAGATTGAGGTGGTGCTCCAGGACAGTACGGGCGAACGGGGGGCGGTGACGGCTTTGACCGAGCAATTGCTAAAAGCAGGCTATCAGCGCCTCTATCGGGAGGTGCCCTGGCATGAGACCTTGAATCAAACGGTGATTATTGCCCAACAGGGGAATGTGGCGGCGGCGCAGGCGGTGCAGACTGCCCTGGGGTTTGGGGAAATCCGGGTGGACAGCACGGGGATTCTCAATTCCGATGTGACGGTGCGGATTGGGCGGGATTGGCGGTTTCATCTCAATTCTGCCGCTCCTCAGTAA
- the bchM gene encoding magnesium protoporphyrin IX methyltransferase, protein MPPVDEKLVVKNYFNGTGFERWRNIYGTGDVNQVQADIRLGHQRTITTILDWLPGDLSGVTIADVGCGTGSLTIPLAQRGARVRAGDISPKMVQEAKNQALIQRNAQGQFIDQNIEFWVGDLEELQGIYDIVICLDVLIHYPTPQAQGMLSHLAGCARQRVIFSFAPQTWFYSALKRVGSIFPGASKATRAYLHPEVRMTQTLTALGWQLRRRTQISTRFYFACLLDFERPREPPDS, encoded by the coding sequence ATGCCCCCGGTGGATGAAAAATTGGTTGTCAAAAATTACTTTAACGGCACCGGTTTTGAGCGTTGGCGCAATATCTATGGCACCGGGGATGTGAATCAGGTACAAGCGGATATTCGCCTGGGGCATCAACGCACCATTACTACGATTTTGGACTGGTTGCCAGGGGATTTAAGCGGGGTCACGATTGCCGATGTGGGCTGTGGTACAGGCAGTTTAACGATTCCTTTGGCGCAACGGGGGGCACGGGTACGGGCGGGGGATATTTCGCCCAAAATGGTGCAGGAAGCCAAAAACCAAGCCCTGATCCAGCGCAATGCCCAGGGGCAATTTATTGACCAAAATATCGAATTTTGGGTGGGGGATTTGGAGGAATTGCAGGGCATCTATGACATCGTCATCTGCCTGGATGTGCTGATTCACTATCCCACCCCACAAGCCCAGGGGATGCTGAGCCATTTGGCTGGTTGTGCCCGCCAGCGGGTCATTTTTAGTTTTGCGCCCCAAACCTGGTTTTACAGTGCCCTGAAGCGGGTGGGGAGCATTTTCCCCGGTGCCAGCAAAGCGACCCGTGCCTATTTACACCCGGAAGTGCGCATGACCCAAACCCTCACCGCCCTGGGCTGGCAGTTGCGCCGCCGTACCCAGATCAGTACCCGCTTTTATTTCGCCTGTCTGCTGGATTTTGAACGCCCTAGGGAGCCACCCGATAGTTGA
- a CDS encoding DUF5331 domain-containing protein, translating to MANLDDFLKTLADKWRDYAVANSAWLLPILQDHYEIIYNQEGVEVARRLPSELIVGIMAGLVPQVSELMPLLWRSSGNNFDRIVEALYLDFDPFQEDKP from the coding sequence ATGGCAAACTTAGATGATTTTCTGAAGACTTTAGCCGACAAATGGCGTGATTATGCTGTGGCTAACTCTGCTTGGCTACTCCCAATCTTACAAGATCATTACGAAATTATTTATAATCAGGAGGGGGTAGAAGTTGCCCGTCGTTTGCCATCAGAGTTAATTGTGGGAATTATGGCAGGCTTAGTGCCGCAGGTATCAGAATTGATGCCGTTGCTCTGGCGTTCAAGCGGTAACAATTTTGACCGAATCGTGGAGGCACTATATCTCGATTTTGATCCCTTTCAGGAAGATAAACCTTGA
- a CDS encoding tetratricopeptide repeat protein, with product MTLPISLCMIVRDEADLLPACLASVRGVVAQMVVVDTGSTDDTVSIAQNVGATVASFPWQDDFAAARNYSLDLAQGEWILVLDADEVLLPNAVPLIREAVAQPDLLAVNLLRQELGSQQTPYSLVSRLFRNRPDIRFQRAYHELIDDSITQIRQQEPHWQVGTIQAVALHHRGYTQHAIQSKDKSARMGRILTQALARDPQDSYLCAKLGAWHLAAGELTQAFHLLTQALTSQPPEPMVQYEIHFHLGLLHGRQGQWDRAQTHYEQAIATPVPPILKLGAYTNLGSLYKERGALSPARRLFEQTIQIDPTWATGYYNLGLTLKALNQLPEAVQAYEQALSLDPTLAAAHQNLGVVLCKLGDLVTAQAHWQKAIALYQQQGSPAGEKLQQELQHLGLLGR from the coding sequence ATGACCCTACCCATCAGTTTGTGCATGATTGTCCGGGATGAGGCTGACCTGCTCCCCGCCTGTCTCGCCAGTGTCCGGGGGGTGGTGGCGCAGATGGTCGTGGTGGATACGGGTTCCACAGATGATACGGTCAGCATTGCCCAAAACGTGGGAGCAACGGTGGCATCGTTTCCCTGGCAGGATGACTTTGCCGCCGCCCGCAATTATTCCCTGGATTTGGCGCAGGGGGAATGGATTTTGGTGCTGGATGCGGATGAAGTTTTACTACCTAATGCCGTTCCCCTGATCCGAGAAGCGGTGGCTCAGCCCGACCTGTTGGCGGTGAATTTACTGCGGCAGGAGTTGGGCAGTCAGCAGACCCCCTATTCCCTGGTGTCCCGGTTATTCCGCAATCGCCCCGACATTCGGTTTCAACGGGCGTACCACGAATTGATTGACGATAGCATTACCCAAATTCGCCAGCAGGAACCCCATTGGCAGGTGGGCACGATTCAGGCAGTAGCTCTGCACCACCGGGGCTACACCCAGCACGCCATCCAGTCCAAGGATAAATCGGCGCGGATGGGGCGGATTTTGACCCAAGCCCTCGCCCGTGACCCCCAGGATAGCTACCTCTGCGCCAAATTGGGGGCCTGGCACCTCGCTGCAGGGGAACTGACACAGGCGTTTCACCTCCTGACCCAAGCCTTGACCAGCCAACCCCCGGAACCGATGGTGCAGTACGAAATTCACTTCCATTTGGGGTTACTGCACGGACGGCAGGGGCAGTGGGACAGGGCGCAAACCCACTACGAACAGGCGATTGCCACCCCCGTGCCCCCCATCCTCAAACTAGGGGCATATACGAATCTGGGCAGTTTGTACAAAGAACGGGGTGCCCTCAGCCCCGCTCGCAGACTGTTTGAGCAGACCATTCAAATTGACCCCACCTGGGCAACGGGTTACTACAATTTGGGGTTAACCCTGAAGGCACTCAACCAGCTTCCCGAGGCGGTTCAAGCCTATGAACAAGCCCTCAGCCTCGACCCCACGCTGGCGGCGGCGCACCAAAACCTCGGAGTTGTCCTGTGTAAATTGGGGGATTTGGTCACCGCCCAAGCCCATTGGCAAAAAGCCATTGCTTTATATCAGCAACAGGGTTCCCCCGCCGGTGAGAAATTACAGCAGGAATTGCAACATTTGGGGTTATTAGGACGTTAG
- the bchL gene encoding ferredoxin:protochlorophyllide reductase (ATP-dependent) iron-sulfur ATP-binding protein, producing MKIAVYGKGGIGKSTTSCNISAALAKRGKKVLQIGCDPKHDSTFTLTGFLIPTIIDTLKDRDYHYENVWPEDVIYQGYGGVHCVEAGGPPAGAGCGGYVVGETVKLLKELNAFDAYDVILFDVLGDVVCGGFAAPLNYADYCLIVTDNGFDALFAANRIAASVREKARTHPLRLAGLIGNRTNKRDLIDKYTSAVPMPVLEVLPLIDDIRISRVKGKTIFEMAETAPHLQPVCDYYLNIADQILARPEGVVPQDAPDRELFNLLSDFYLHPPTQPQGELLMV from the coding sequence ATGAAAATCGCAGTTTACGGCAAAGGTGGCATCGGCAAATCCACCACCAGTTGCAATATCTCCGCCGCCCTCGCCAAACGGGGTAAAAAAGTATTACAAATTGGGTGCGACCCCAAACACGACAGCACTTTTACCTTGACGGGTTTTTTAATTCCCACCATCATTGACACCCTCAAGGACAGGGATTACCACTACGAAAATGTTTGGCCGGAGGATGTTATTTATCAGGGCTACGGTGGTGTGCATTGTGTGGAAGCAGGGGGGCCGCCCGCCGGTGCCGGATGTGGGGGTTATGTGGTAGGTGAAACCGTCAAATTGCTCAAGGAATTAAATGCGTTTGATGCCTACGATGTGATTTTATTTGATGTGTTAGGGGATGTGGTCTGCGGTGGTTTTGCCGCCCCCTTAAATTACGCCGATTACTGTTTGATTGTCACCGATAATGGCTTTGATGCCCTGTTTGCCGCCAATCGGATTGCCGCTTCCGTGCGGGAAAAAGCCCGTACCCATCCCCTGCGCCTCGCTGGTTTAATTGGCAATCGCACGAACAAACGGGATTTGATTGATAAATATACGTCCGCCGTGCCCATGCCGGTGTTGGAAGTATTGCCTTTAATTGATGATATTCGCATCTCCCGGGTGAAGGGCAAAACCATTTTTGAAATGGCGGAAACCGCCCCCCATTTACAACCGGTTTGTGATTATTATCTCAACATTGCCGACCAAATTTTAGCCCGTCCCGAAGGGGTGGTTCCCCAGGATGCCCCGGATCGGGAATTGTTCAATTTGCTGTCGGATTTCTACCTCCATCCCCCTACCCAACCCCAAGGAGAACTCCTGATGGTTTAA